A section of the Bradyrhizobium oligotrophicum S58 genome encodes:
- a CDS encoding alpha/beta hydrolase yields the protein MTVSAAPNVATDPDLDPQVRAFLVQLNKDASPFWELPQPKPQDILSGLQNQTPVDMSGVTTTKRTVSKDGREVKLYIMRPEHATARPGVLLFIHGGVWIAGNFDNHKRLLRDLVVGSAQVGVFVEYTPLPSGVYPTQLEEIYAALEWVAANAGELGADGSRIAVAGNSVGGDMTAALTLMAKDRNGPKISYQVLLIPATDASVDSPSYRAYGEDRFLPRAFMKYGWDRYAPDAKARDNPYVSPLRASVDQLKGLPPALVITAENDPLRDEGEAYARKLKEAGVSVDAVRYNGTIHDFVLLNALRTVSSTEAAIRQTADGIRRHLAR from the coding sequence TCTTGGTGCAACTCAACAAAGATGCGAGCCCGTTCTGGGAACTGCCTCAGCCAAAGCCGCAGGACATCCTGAGCGGGCTGCAGAACCAGACGCCGGTCGACATGTCCGGCGTGACCACAACGAAGCGGACCGTCAGCAAGGACGGCCGGGAGGTCAAGCTCTACATCATGAGGCCGGAGCACGCGACTGCCAGACCGGGCGTGCTGCTCTTCATCCATGGCGGTGTGTGGATCGCCGGCAACTTCGACAATCACAAGCGACTGCTGCGCGACCTGGTCGTCGGCTCCGCCCAGGTCGGGGTGTTCGTCGAATACACGCCGTTGCCGTCCGGCGTCTATCCGACGCAGCTCGAGGAGATCTATGCCGCGCTGGAATGGGTCGCCGCCAATGCCGGCGAACTCGGCGCCGATGGCAGCCGGATCGCCGTGGCCGGCAATTCGGTGGGTGGCGACATGACCGCTGCTCTCACCCTGATGGCAAAGGACCGCAACGGGCCGAAGATCAGCTATCAGGTGCTTCTCATTCCCGCGACTGATGCGAGCGTAGACAGCCCCTCCTATCGGGCGTACGGCGAGGACCGTTTCCTGCCGCGCGCGTTCATGAAATATGGCTGGGACCGCTACGCGCCGGATGCCAAGGCCCGCGACAACCCCTATGTCTCGCCCCTGCGCGCCAGCGTCGATCAGCTCAAGGGCCTGCCGCCGGCGCTGGTCATCACGGCCGAGAACGATCCGCTCCGCGACGAGGGCGAGGCCTATGCCCGCAAGCTCAAGGAAGCCGGCGTGAGCGTCGACGCCGTGCGCTACAACGGCACCATTCACGATTTCGTGCTGCTCAACGCGCTGCGCACCGTCTCCTCAACCGAAGCTGCGATCCGGCAGACGGCCGATGGAATCCGCAGGCATCTCGCCCGCTGA